The sequence atattcgaaaaataacttgTTAGAAATAGGAACAAAacataatagaaatatttaaaatattaaaaaaaaaaaaaaaacacgcaaGTGTTTTGTGCAAAAATCGTACCTCTACCCTCTATAAGCGCTATGCCACAGCTGCTCACTCGCAGCGCATTTCGAAATGCACTCAgtccaaaattttaattttttcagaaacttcaattttctttactaaaattgtttttaaattttcattcaatggATCGCCGCAACAAAGAaagttcatttaattttttcgagtgTGAGAAAGATGACGGGCAACATTTCATATCCTAACTACTATTGAAGTTTCTGGGCATGCGCACAAAATAATTGCATACCTGCAACTAACTTCAagtatattcaaatttacatgGTCATAAGTTCCAAACTTCACTATGCATactaatgtataaaaaaaagtaaattttttttcgatcacgGCGAACTTGTGTTGGcgtgtataaatttttatttattaccatttaaataatatttatatttatgaaccTATAAACTGTTAACAATATCAAAAAGGTAacgttaattaacaataaaatacaacgtCATCGGTTGCTGTAAGTCGCGCAAACATTAAATGCTCGATCATCTCGATTAATTTTTGCgcatataaaaacatatacaaTAAGTTACGTTACATATGTGAAATGTtattctcattattattattatatataacttgcGCATTGTATAATcccttacaattaaaaattaattaattacagcgcattattgataaaaaaaataagcaaatGACGTTATtggtttgtttgttttttttttatttttttttttttctattcaattgTTAATTCTGTTACAGGACAATGACAATTTATATGAGGAAATAGTAGAGTCTAGAGTAATTGGTAATAACAAACGACGCAATGTCTGACGACAGTTCAACGTTGTCAAATGATTTGGAGAGTAGAGATAATCGAGGACGTGCTCTACGAACTGAAACTGCCAATACAGCTGCTGGGTCACGTTCTAATAGATACCGTCTTCCTAGACTAGAAACATTGAGAAGGCTCAGCAATAGCTTTAGATCCGATCCATTGAGTAGTGAATCTACAAATGgtaatttgttttcttttattttacttaattaattaattaattaatatatatatttttttatttgaaattgaatactaaataattatcagcaaTGTTTGAAGAACCTTCAGATACACATGCAGCATCGATGTCTTCGGAAGACGAGCCGACCTTCAATTTAACATCGAACGTAACAGACCGCGAGTCTTCGGGCGATGTTACTGACGGCGCTTCATCACCTAATCAAACATCTGCTAGTGCGCCTACATTAAGTTCTGACGAAGAGTTTGTATttctttacaaaattaattaatttatactcatttcatgtattttaattaattaattaattaattaaatttatttttgtttagcAAAAGGTATTGCTGGGTATGTTTCGCAACAGACGAGGATGACGCAACAGCTTTGTGGGTAAAGCCGTGTCATTGTCGAGGTACTACTAAGTGGGTACATCAAGGATGTATACAGAGATGGGttgatgaaaaacaaaaaggTAGAGCTGGAGCTTACGTTGCTTGTCCACAATGTAATACAGAATATATTATCGTCTATCCTAATATGGGTAAGTAATTTCcttaaaaatggactcaatTTAAAACCGAAAATGTTAATACCTGGACTTACtcccgtttttttttacagtgtataaatataaaataataattatttatattttaggtCCTTTAGTTGTTGTGCTTGATACAATTGATGGTGTAATTTTCCGAGTCTGTCCATTTATTGCTGCTGGTATAGTAGTCGGTTCTATTTATTGGACTGCTGTTACATATGGAGCTGTTACAGTAATGCAGGTGGTGGGTTGTAAGGATGGCCTAACTATGATGGAACAGACTGATCCTTTAGTAATGTTAGTTGGACTACCTACGATTCCGATTATGCTTGTGCTTGGTAAAATGTTGAGATGGGAAGATCAAGCATTGAGCTTACTTAGACGACATGCTTGCAAGGTTCCTGTTCTTAGACATTTTTTACCCCGaaggtattttaatttttttcaataaatttatttatttttacattttattgacCTACAAATATtctatggaatttttaaagcTTTGAAGACATGTAAAACGTCTCTGACtatggtgatgatgataagCCTTTttagaactaattttttaacatgagtattattattgataaaatagatacttatttatgaaaatcaatCTGGATGTCAAGAAATTGCGGAtgccattttaaaatttgtaatttatttaaacaaatttatgtttttttgcACGTCTCAAATGCGAAGTATTTTCGTTTCGCAAAATACCTGCATAAAGTCATTTCAATAACTCAAAGAATTAGTTGATTGTGTACTCAttagtgatttttataaacttttaagtCTGATTAATGCGATGGTcgattttttctattaaatgttattgtttataattaaagaaaaattcagttaaaaagtttattatagtGACGTCCGTTAGGATGTATGTCTGTGAGTCGTCTGGATTTAAGCCGTCACGAACAATGAATCAATCTAATTCTTTTTGTAGAAGTTGTCTTTCATCCATGGGATAAACCCTTTTGAACATCAGTGACAAACTCTTTCCCATTTAAAAGATATCAGTAAAAATCTATGAATTTTCTGAgacttttttcttaaaatttattgtccaTGTGTCTTTCGATCTTTTTTTCCACATTTACATTCGCATACATCTCGCTCTGTTTTCTATACGTATATTGTCTATCTATTTTACTCATGTATGTACTACTAGCCcccttataaaataaactgaaCCAGCTGTCagtttattcattattttttttttttaattactttattttaaaagtaaactcTACATTCTTATTACAAAACTttccaaacattttttttttttttagttactcAGATGATGAAAGAACTCAATCCCAAGATGTACCGGCAATGAGTGATCCTGTTTGTGCAACAAGAATTCTCTGTGGAGCACTTTTACTTCCAACAATTGCTAGTATTTGTGGTAACATATTTTTCGAaagtataaattcaaattttcaacgGACTATACTcgtaagtatttattttaatttattaaaaatgattttataaatttaaaataaattaattattttaaaaaattattaatagggTGGAATAGCATTTATTACGATAAAAGgagcatttaaaatatatcacaaGCAGCAACAATATGTAAGACAGTGTCAAAGACGTATAATGGATTATACGGAAAGCAACGTTACTATGTACAGACGACAACAGAATACTGAAAATGGGCAGACGTAAATAAACtatcttaaatatatatattaaataataattataataaataaataaataaaaattcctgtTAAACggaattatatatgtatttaattatcaatcaatCATACAATCTCCGATGTAAGATTTGCTGtattggttttaatttaaaagtataaaataaagcTAGACGTGACGAAGATTCTGTACATGGACTTGTGGAAATTAAAACGTTTCGATTGTAGAAAAaaagctgaaaatttaaatttaaaattaactgtaaatatacatacaaCTATCACTATAATTACAggttttagatttaaaaaaaaatttttaaaaacaaatcacaatagttaattatattacagTTGTAGTTATCTCAGTACTggtagattaaattttatctctatttgataatttctaaatatcaataatatataaatagttgacattttttttgcattgttTATTGATTGTTTTTAAGGCCATTCTCAGACCGTGTCcctgactttttaaaaatattcaatgacctTCAATTATAatgagtattaaaattttgataattaattaaaaaaaagtttaagcactaattgaaaaaaggacaacgcagttacaatttcgctgagatatagatttaaaaaaaatcattcacaTTTGATATCAATgaggagttaaacgaaatttgtcaaataaatttcagtaaaatcttcatgtcaaaattataattttgaatgtcaaatttttcaggcttaaatttatttgctatATTTCTTTCAACTTCTAATTGATAGCAACAgtgagcattttttttaaatttatatcggCGATATAGTAActacgttgtccttttttcaatttgtgctttaatttttttgaaattagttaattaaatttcaatataataacAGTTCaagttattgaatattttttaagttggGGGTTGTAAGAATGTccttaattcaaatttacatcgattatttatattcatacaATACTCTTATCAAAtgggataatttttaattcaaataatctgttagttataatcaattaataaataaataaaaaaatagtttgaacTAAAACTGagctaataatttaaataaagggTGCTCGGGATTGCtgatgtataattaattaattatatttgtaatttcaatttctttattaataaaatcatttattttatcatcacaTGAGAagctaataataaatttatttatctactcacttattcatcattatttttttaaggcaTTTTTTCTACGTCgtttaacaaatttaattaatattacattcgttacttgtaatttttaactcttttaattattaaattttacttttatttacatatatacttttctaaaaaaaattcatgatactgaagtttgccgacgtctaataatttttcgattttttcaaagcagtaaattataaaacaaaaatatttcaaaaaattgcgcttatagtttttttaatttcagacaTCTgcatattttaagtttttttttttttttttatataattaatttgtgaaaaaaaaaaaaatgcgaaaatttttaattgtctactaactcCAGGATCATAAAAACTTACATCGAAATATCAAGATtgcgttaaatatttaattggcccagaatatttttaacattaagtACTTGgtgtctttttattttaaactctattgataattattaataaatattatatatatatatttatattctgaTGTATCCTTTGGTGAATATATTttggattatttaaaatgtattgaaaaatttaattatttgaattattttttacttatttcttTGACTTAACGACTGCAAACTTTAATGCTCTTATTAAATTACactcgttaaaaaaatataaatcaccGGTGTAtgagctattaaaaatttaattgttcgtcagttactttattttattattataagtttatttatatttttattgctaaattGTATTTGTACTATATAACAAAGTACTgacttttaaactaaattaattacaaaatgtGATGTctattaatctattaattattaaattaaatgattatttttgtacGTGATTAATTAACAACTAAACAAAAAGTGCTCAGATTGTTTGAAAACTAacgtcaataaaaaatagtttataaaaattatatgtatacacaAATTTACGAATTGCTTTGGAGTCTATGGGTACTATTAAcagtgagaaaattttaaacaagatCACCTCAGAGGTGGTCCCAGATACTTAAGACTCGTGGAGTAAAAATCTGGAGGTTGTTCTGtgactaataattttacttttgctGGTAAGTCATCACTTGATTTTGTCGATGACGAAGATGAGCTCGAGGTTGGAGACGAAAGCGGCGATGTTGATCCATCTGGTacttgtttaaaaaatgtgcATGAGCGGTTAGACGACACGTTGTAGGAAGGACTCAGAACATCTAGAAACGCTACTGGGCCTTCGATACACGTTATCTCATGTAGGTTTTGTTCGTGGGGTAATAACACACATGCTGGATCATTTTTCCCAACTATTTTTGACGGATGTTTCAATGCCAATACTTCAGTGcagtttgataaattttcagttgGCTTTATTGGTGTGTAGCTGTCTATTTTGACTGTACCACAAATTacctataatttaataaacaataagaataattaattaatattttttaatacatatatttttatggcaTTTATGACGCAAACTTGGTCAGAACAAACagttatgaattaattttgagaAGGGATAGAatgatataaattcaaatttttttgaactataAAACTAGAGCAATTGGGATATAAATGATCGGAAAGTTATCTTAGAGTTTTCTTTTTgtaagattaattaaaatgtgttATTTCAGTTACAAGTCTAACTTTTGAGTTTATTAAAACTAGTTGGGGAACTGTCTGTTTGAAAATCATATACATCAATTATCTATGCTGAATAATTTGCTAAAGGAATCAGTtgttaaagtatttaattgaaatgacAGCAGTCTTATTTACAGAGACGAAATTgcgggatttttttttttttaaataaagaaattaaatatttattttaaaaatgcagaCGAAGGACTTTTTAAAATCTGTGAGcggaaattataattaaaatttatttttagtaatcaGCTTATAAGTTCAAGATTTTTAGATGTCTgctattttgtaatttttgaaaattgctCTGATGATTGATGacaaaatttacatattaaaatattgattattctATTCTTATAAGAagtaatatttgaaaattatgaaagaaacagtataaacattattaattaaattagtcaACAGATGAGTCactatacaaaaataaatattacagaaaatttatcatgacATTAATAAGAATTACAATAGATCTTACAAAtgtatacaaattaaaataaatctctTAATCTTATTTGATACTAAAAGTAAACAATTGACatcttatcaaaaataattatttacaaagattttaaaatgtttttcgtctagatttttgaatacaattataaataaaaaaattatgaatgcgagtgtagcagacatcagacaatttataaattttaaataagaaaaaatgaataaatttaaataatgaaatgttaCAAAATGCGcgcgctaatttttaaattatcaaacgcatttcttaatttttattcgactcacattttaattatttattcgaaaaattaaaaaattcataattgcCAGCCACAGTCAGACTCATAAAAAATAGTCAGGTGCCTGCTGTTTTTACAGTCGTTATATTATCGGATTTAATTAATAggtattttgtttttgattgATAAtgttaatactaataataataataataataataataaccttTAATAAACCATGCATACCAGGATGATCATGCATTGGTAATGTTTGACcatgtttcaataaaaaaatagctaTTGTAATATCgttgttttcaaaaatatcaataacacACATCGGCGCATCATCATTTTCAACATGATCAAGTGTTCGTTTATCAACGCAAACATCTTCAgctcttatattatttatcatgcCATTAAGTTtatcaaaattgtttttacacATCTTATAACCTAGTGATTCACAACCAGAAAATGTTTTAACCGCTTGTTTCCACAATAACTCTATCGGAGTTGACATCCTTAGAAATATCATAAATCACTATTGCAAATAATTTgcaatctattaattaattattatacaagaataaatatataactgttaattattatatatctgTTGATATTTTGTCAACAAGTTGGCTGTTAGTTCGAGAACACTTGAGAAAATTGTGTCAATGTTGATGTCTGCAGACTTGgagcttatatattttatgtatatttatatattgatgTTAATAAAGGtgatatctttatttttaaacaaacacTATGATTGTAGAGATTAGGTTGATAGTGTTtggtttattgttattatcacccttttttaaatgatttacactagatataatatttacaaatggaGATATTTTAACGCAGCTGCTAactttgtatatattattataatatatcaatGTATATTCATGTAATCAAATCAACTGAACTGTACATATATACTGCAGGTGTTAAATGACATGcgtggaaaaattatttcattagcgggtcaattgaaaatttattatctatgaaaaatttttttttgtgatactgcaattagcagacaattcaaaaaattttttaattttatttcaactatttaattaaaaatatgtatatgtagaACATTAGAACTGTAGGTGCAAActtgaaatacttttttttataatttatcggtttgaaaaaattcaaaaattatttgacgtcGACTAAATTCAGTATCGTTCTTTTTAtgcaatagaaaaaattaataagataatttatatatgtgtttttttttcttattaatttattaactcttaataaaaataagttatatataatagatatatattttatgttaattaattgattgagtaaataaaattgatcgagtattaatattaagaatattaatattaaatttggcaagtaaaaatatatagaaattaaCAGCTGTactaataacaaattaattacgaaaaaaaaaagtaaaaaattaaataaatgatagatAATTTGTACAtatggtttataatttaaaaatatttaaatttaaaaatgatactgaagttagctgacgtttaataattttttgaattttttaaaaatgataaattatagaaaaaaaatatttctaaggATTGCacttatggtttttttaattctctacatgtgcatttttatagttttttttttttttttttgtaatcgatttgttgaaaaataaatccgaaaattgttaattgtctaatAACTTCAGGatcgtatttaaaattattgttgttttcatttattcattactatgattattatatttttttaaaagcataatttttaattattcattttattagagatgagttttaaattcatttcattattataattaaaagttaaaagtgGGCTAACTACTAgcatattataataatgagtgtaaatgtagcagacatcagaaaaatttttaattattaataaatagactaaataattaataaaatgaaaatttttaaaaatgcgcgtttaaaaaatttaaaaattaatatatgcattttttataaatattatttttttaattatttcgtctatttatttataaatgtaaatttgtctgatgtctgctacattcacactaatttttttttaataaacatttatttattttttattttttaatatgaaatattatcagtaattttacaagcaattaaatgaaacttaattattctaaaatcgataaaagaaatttgtaattttttttgtggggtaagaaacataaaaataataagtggGAAATCTATTGATGGAGCGAgaacttgaattaattaattaaattttttaaacttatcacAAGGCAATGGTATTAAATTAGACAATTTCaacatttaattgaataaatatttaatgtatttatttattttatttttctcaatcatttataaaggaaataattatcatttcaaaGATAATCAGCCTTTTCTCAGCTGAAAATCATTTACAAGGGACTTAATCAAATACAGaacaattttcatattttattaattaaactaattgctactgataaattatatttctatatatacttattcttttttatttaaaatagttcaaaaagcattttaataaattattaataatagtactTTCGCAatctaatatatttaatattacggTCGTCAGCTTATGACTCCTTTACATTTTCATGTACAGAGCAATCTAAGAcctagtaaataataataataattaaatattaatttattaatttaaatttatttatttgacaataTCACGACACTTTTAGTtctcttcttttattttcccgTATTtacatacaattatttatttcatttgtaaatataacaACAATTTGattatctaaaattatttatttactcatatttatttaaagtattattttaggcattttttttttttaaaagctcgaCATAGAACAGCAGTGAAGTAGTTGCAGACTAAAAAAcaactcaatataaataattattttttattaattaattaatttgaatttaattatatcaattaataaattctatatttatcttatggaaaaattcaaattaaaaataactaaactGTATGATATTAAAACTTCAATAATTGgcaccaaaaatatatttgtttagttttaaaatctcCCTATTGGTTTATcgattattgattaatttattaattgtacgtcatatttttacaataatcgACAGAACattcctttttttaatttttattttccttctttcaatatatttatattttttttttctctatttaatATTCTAACTGAAAAATACACATAtagcaaaaatataaatacaatttataacttaatacattaattacaataattaacagcttaatttttttttttttactcacaaATACAAGTTACAATAAACGCGTAAAAGATTGTGCGATGcagattaaacaaataattatttatcttaatgTACATTATTTGtaagtgttttttttagtttttattttttttcgacaactttattattatttttaactagtgtaattatttgataaacgTGAAATTTGattctatataaaattttaagtcaagtGCAAGACAAAGTGCGTaatgacattaatttttttcactcctattgaaatttattaattattattttatatgttaatttgaatttaattttttttaataaacaaaataagtttttagGAAGAATTTaaagagataaataaaatgtattttttaaaattctttaagTCAAGATAAATATCTAAATGTAAATATAGCGGcgttgaaatttcaatttctgtttaagttataatttattagttaattcagtttttttttgtgtgcaaAAGCAGTACCGCTGTCTAATTATGCAGATTTAAAATCACCTGTCTATGCGGACGGATAAAATGTgaaagataattatatttatatttttataatgtgatgagaaaagaaatgataattgtttaaaaattttttttaacacttatAATTACAATGAGACTAATAAATCATacactttataattaattacttaatttattcgTAAGGATTGTTTATGTTGATGACAAGTATATAAATGTCGAGCTATTGAAGCgcagaaattaattaaacacaCAAATTAGTCATAAATAAGAAAACATTGTGTACAATAATAACTGATAAACGTTAATtgttgtttctttttttttctaattaatggAGCGTCAATTTAGAtgcttcaattattttattagagcTTCATTATGacatcaataatataaatgtaaacagTAGTTAATGACACCTGTTATTAAATCGaggtagaaaataatatcaaaattcgACTAGAGCAATCACGAAAATTGGCACAAGAATTTATGACGTCAACACacaatatttatagtaataataataattacaattaaaaaataaattatgagaattttataaaagttttacttCAACAcgatttcataataaaaatataatatttacaaataagtttttaaaaattaaagacgatttttttttaaatttaaaattt comes from Microplitis demolitor isolate Queensland-Clemson2020A chromosome 8, iyMicDemo2.1a, whole genome shotgun sequence and encodes:
- the LOC103573177 gene encoding E3 ubiquitin-protein ligase MARCHF5 isoform X1 produces the protein MSDDSSTLSNDLESRDNRGRALRTETANTAAGSRSNRYRLPRLETLRRLSNSFRSDPLSSESTNAMFEEPSDTHAASMSSEDEPTFNLTSNVTDRESSGDVTDGASSPNQTSASAPTLSSDEDKRYCWVCFATDEDDATALWVKPCHCRGTTKWVHQGCIQRWVDEKQKGRAGAYVACPQCNTEYIIVYPNMGPLVVVLDTIDGVIFRVCPFIAAGIVVGSIYWTAVTYGAVTVMQVVGCKDGLTMMEQTDPLVMLVGLPTIPIMLVLGKMLRWEDQALSLLRRHACKVPVLRHFLPRSYSDDERTQSQDVPAMSDPVCATRILCGALLLPTIASICGNIFFESINSNFQRTILGGIAFITIKGAFKIYHKQQQYVRQCQRRIMDYTESNVTMYRRQQNTENGQT
- the LOC103573177 gene encoding E3 ubiquitin-protein ligase MARCHF5 isoform X2, with the translated sequence MSDDSSTLSNDLESRDNRGRALRTETANTAAGSRSNRYRLPRLETLRRLSNSFRSDPLSSESTNEPSDTHAASMSSEDEPTFNLTSNVTDRESSGDVTDGASSPNQTSASAPTLSSDEDKRYCWVCFATDEDDATALWVKPCHCRGTTKWVHQGCIQRWVDEKQKGRAGAYVACPQCNTEYIIVYPNMGPLVVVLDTIDGVIFRVCPFIAAGIVVGSIYWTAVTYGAVTVMQVVGCKDGLTMMEQTDPLVMLVGLPTIPIMLVLGKMLRWEDQALSLLRRHACKVPVLRHFLPRSYSDDERTQSQDVPAMSDPVCATRILCGALLLPTIASICGNIFFESINSNFQRTILGGIAFITIKGAFKIYHKQQQYVRQCQRRIMDYTESNVTMYRRQQNTENGQT
- the LOC103573176 gene encoding 2-aminoethanethiol dioxygenase, translated to MIFLRMSTPIELLWKQAVKTFSGCESLGYKMCKNNFDKLNGMINNIRAEDVCVDKRTLDHVENDDAPMCVIDIFENNDITIAIFLLKHGQTLPMHDHPGMHGLLKVICGTVKIDSYTPIKPTENLSNCTEVLALKHPSKIVGKNDPACVLLPHEQNLHEITCIEGPVAFLDVLSPSYNVSSNRSCTFFKQVPDGSTSPLSSPTSSSSSSSTKSSDDLPAKVKLLVTEQPPDFYSTSLKYLGPPLR